A genomic window from Streptomyces sp. NBC_01429 includes:
- the ctaD gene encoding aa3-type cytochrome oxidase subunit I, with protein MSILNEPQGAAAAADDSYENELPVRRKQPGNIVVKWLTTTDHKTIGTMYLITSFAFFCIGGVMALLMRAELARPGTQIMSNEQFNQAFTMHGTVMLLMFATPLFAGFANWIMPLQIGAPDVAFPRLNMFAYWLYLFGSLIAVSGFITPQGAADFGWFAYSPLSDAVRSPGIGADLWIMGLAFSGFGTILGAVNFITTIICMRAPGMTMFRMPIFVWNVLLTAVLVLLAFPVLAAALFALEADRKFGAHVFDAANGGALLWQHLFWFFGHPEVYIIALPFFGIVSEVIPVFSRKPMFGYIGLVAATISIAGLSVTVWAHHMYVTGGVLLPFFSFMTFLIAVPTGVKFFNWIGTMWKGSLSFETPMLWTVGFLVTFLFGGLTGVILASPPLDFHVSDSYFVVAHFHYVVFGTVVFAMFAGFHFWWPKFTGKMLDERLGKITFWTLFVGFHGTFLVQHWLGAEGMPRRYADYLAADGFTALNTISTISSFVLGLSILPFFYNVWKTAKYGKKVEVDDPWGYGRSLEWATSCPPPRHNFVTLPRIRSESPAFDLHHPEIAALEELESAGLGAGTGALVGGKEAGK; from the coding sequence GTGAGCATCCTCAACGAACCCCAGGGTGCCGCCGCAGCAGCTGACGACTCTTACGAGAACGAGCTGCCGGTACGGCGCAAACAGCCGGGCAACATCGTCGTGAAGTGGCTGACCACCACGGACCACAAGACGATCGGCACGATGTACCTGATCACGTCGTTCGCGTTCTTCTGCATCGGTGGCGTCATGGCGCTGCTGATGCGCGCCGAGCTGGCGCGTCCGGGCACGCAGATCATGTCCAACGAGCAGTTCAACCAGGCGTTCACGATGCATGGCACGGTCATGCTGCTGATGTTCGCGACGCCGCTGTTCGCCGGGTTCGCGAACTGGATCATGCCGCTCCAGATCGGCGCGCCCGATGTGGCGTTCCCGCGGCTGAACATGTTCGCCTACTGGCTCTACCTCTTCGGTTCGCTGATCGCGGTGAGCGGTTTCATCACGCCGCAGGGTGCGGCGGACTTCGGGTGGTTCGCGTACTCGCCCCTGTCGGACGCCGTGCGTTCGCCGGGGATCGGGGCGGACCTGTGGATCATGGGTCTGGCGTTCTCCGGGTTCGGCACGATCCTCGGCGCGGTCAACTTCATCACCACGATCATCTGCATGCGCGCCCCCGGCATGACGATGTTCCGGATGCCGATCTTCGTATGGAACGTGCTGCTGACGGCCGTGCTCGTGCTGCTGGCGTTCCCGGTGCTCGCGGCGGCGCTGTTCGCGCTGGAGGCGGACCGTAAATTCGGTGCGCATGTGTTCGACGCGGCCAATGGCGGGGCGTTGCTCTGGCAACACCTGTTCTGGTTCTTCGGGCATCCAGAGGTGTACATCATCGCCCTGCCGTTCTTCGGGATCGTTTCCGAGGTGATTCCGGTGTTCTCCCGGAAGCCCATGTTCGGTTACATCGGTCTGGTCGCGGCGACGATCTCGATCGCGGGTCTGTCCGTGACGGTGTGGGCGCACCACATGTACGTGACCGGTGGCGTGCTGCTGCCGTTCTTCTCGTTCATGACGTTCCTGATCGCCGTGCCGACCGGCGTGAAGTTCTTCAACTGGATCGGGACGATGTGGAAGGGGTCGCTGTCCTTCGAGACACCGATGCTCTGGACCGTCGGGTTCCTGGTGACGTTCCTCTTCGGTGGTCTGACCGGGGTCATCCTGGCGTCACCGCCGCTGGACTTCCACGTGTCGGACTCGTATTTCGTGGTGGCGCACTTCCACTACGTGGTGTTCGGCACCGTGGTGTTCGCGATGTTCGCCGGATTCCATTTCTGGTGGCCGAAGTTCACCGGCAAGATGCTCGACGAGCGGCTCGGGAAGATCACCTTCTGGACGCTGTTCGTCGGTTTCCACGGGACCTTCCTCGTCCAGCACTGGCTGGGCGCCGAAGGCATGCCGCGCCGTTACGCGGACTATCTCGCCGCCGACGGATTCACCGCGCTGAACACCATCTCCACGATCAGCTCGTTCGTACTGGGTCTGTCGATCCTGCCGTTCTTCTACAACGTGTGGAAGACCGCGAAGTACGGCAAGAAGGTCGAGGTGGACGACCCCTGGGGCTACGGCCGTTCGCTCGAATGGGCGACCTCGTGCCCGCCGCCGCGGCACAACTTCGTCACCCTGCCGCGCATCCGGTCCGAATCCCCGGCGTTCGATCTGCACCACCCGGAGATCGCGGCCCTCGAAGAGCTGGAGAGCGCCGGCCTCGGCGCCGGAACCGGCGCCCTCGTCGGCGGTAAGGAGGCCGGAAAGTGA
- a CDS encoding cysteine desulfurase/sulfurtransferase TusA family protein produces the protein MPYFDAASSAPLHPVARQALQASLDEGWADPSRLYREGRRAGLLLDAAREAAAEAVGCRPDELVFTPSGTHAVHSGMSGALAGRRRVGRHVAVSSVEHSSVLHAAAAHESAAGGTVSEVGVDRYGTVDPDAYAAVLRADTALACLQSANHEVGTEQPVSAVAEVCRSRGVPLLVDAAQSLGWGPVDGAWSLLTASAHKWGGPAGVGLLAVRKGVRFAAPGPADERESGRAPGFQNIPAIVAAAASLRAVRAGAAAESVRLRALVDRIRARVPELVPDVEVVGHPVHRLPHLVTFSCLYVDGETLLHELDRADFSVSSGSSCTSSTLTPSHVLRAMEVLSEGNVRLSLPLGTPEAEVDRFLEVLPGVVSGVRERFGAPTSAAPAAGREGGPAERVLDTLGRRCPIPVIELAKIFGEVPVGGTVAVLSDDEAARLDIPAWCEMRGQEYVGERPADHGVAYVVRRVS, from the coding sequence GTGCCCTACTTCGACGCCGCCTCCTCGGCCCCGCTGCATCCCGTCGCCCGCCAGGCCCTCCAGGCGTCCCTGGACGAGGGATGGGCGGATCCCTCACGGCTCTACCGCGAGGGCAGGCGGGCCGGGCTGCTGCTGGACGCGGCCAGGGAGGCGGCGGCGGAGGCCGTCGGCTGCCGCCCGGACGAGCTGGTTTTCACTCCTTCGGGGACGCACGCGGTGCACTCGGGAATGTCGGGCGCGCTCGCGGGGCGTCGGCGTGTCGGACGCCATGTGGCGGTCTCCTCGGTGGAGCACTCCTCGGTGCTGCACGCGGCGGCCGCGCACGAGAGCGCGGCCGGCGGGACGGTGAGCGAGGTGGGGGTGGACCGGTACGGAACGGTGGACCCGGACGCGTACGCGGCGGTGCTGCGCGCCGACACCGCCCTGGCGTGTCTCCAGTCGGCCAACCACGAGGTGGGGACGGAGCAGCCGGTCTCCGCCGTCGCCGAGGTCTGCCGCAGCCGGGGCGTGCCGCTGCTGGTGGACGCGGCGCAGTCGCTGGGCTGGGGCCCGGTGGACGGCGCCTGGTCGCTGCTGACGGCGAGCGCGCACAAGTGGGGCGGTCCGGCGGGCGTCGGGCTGCTGGCCGTGCGCAAGGGGGTGCGGTTCGCCGCGCCGGGCCCGGCCGACGAGCGCGAGTCGGGCCGCGCCCCGGGGTTCCAGAACATCCCGGCGATCGTCGCCGCCGCCGCCTCGCTGCGCGCGGTGCGCGCCGGGGCGGCGGCCGAGTCGGTACGGCTGCGGGCGCTGGTGGACCGGATCAGGGCGCGGGTGCCGGAGCTGGTGCCCGATGTGGAGGTGGTGGGGCATCCGGTCCACCGGCTCCCCCATCTCGTCACGTTCTCCTGTCTCTACGTGGACGGGGAGACGCTGCTGCACGAGCTGGACCGGGCGGACTTCTCGGTGTCCTCGGGCTCCTCCTGCACCAGCTCCACGCTGACCCCCAGTCATGTGCTGCGGGCGATGGAGGTGCTCTCGGAGGGCAATGTCCGGCTCTCGCTCCCCCTCGGGACACCGGAGGCGGAGGTGGACCGCTTCCTGGAGGTGCTGCCGGGGGTGGTGTCCGGGGTACGGGAACGGTTCGGCGCGCCCACCTCGGCCGCGCCCGCCGCCGGCCGGGAGGGCGGCCCCGCCGAACGGGTGCTGGACACGCTCGGCCGGCGCTGCCCGATCCCGGTGATCGAGCTGGCCAAGATCTTCGGCGAGGTGCCGGTGGGCGGCACGGTGGCGGTGCTCTCGGACGACGAGGCGGCGCGGCTGGACATTCCGGCGTGGTGCGAGATGCGCGGCCAGGAGTACGTGGGCGAGCGGCCGGCGGACCACGGTGTCGCGTATGTGGTCCGCCGGGTGTCGTGA
- a CDS encoding carbohydrate kinase family protein, which yields MRIAVTGSIATDHLMTFPGRFADQLVAEQLHTVSLSFLVDNLEVRRGGVGANICFGMGQLGARPLLVGAAGQDFDEYRAWLDRHGVDTTSVRISEVLHTARFVCTTDADHNQIGSFYAGAMSEARQIELKKVADRVGGLDLVLIGADDPEGMLRHTEECRSRKIPFAADFSQQIARMERDEIRTLLDGATYLFSNEYEKGLIEAKTGWDDAEILSRVGHRVTTLGKNGVRIERVGDEPIVVGCPDETVKADPTGVGDAFRAGFLSGLTWGVGLERAAQVGCMLATLVIETVGTQEYTLRRTHFMERFTKAYGHDAGAEVQAHLPETVA from the coding sequence GTGCGAATCGCAGTCACCGGCTCCATCGCCACCGATCATCTGATGACCTTTCCCGGCCGCTTCGCCGACCAACTGGTCGCCGAGCAGCTGCACACGGTCTCCCTCTCCTTCCTGGTCGACAACCTAGAAGTGCGCAGGGGCGGTGTCGGGGCGAACATCTGCTTCGGCATGGGCCAGCTGGGCGCCCGTCCCCTCCTGGTCGGCGCCGCCGGCCAGGACTTCGACGAGTACCGCGCCTGGCTGGACCGGCACGGCGTCGACACCACCTCCGTGCGGATCTCCGAGGTCCTGCACACGGCCCGCTTCGTGTGCACCACCGACGCCGACCACAACCAGATCGGCTCCTTCTACGCGGGCGCGATGAGCGAGGCCCGCCAGATCGAGCTGAAGAAGGTCGCCGACCGCGTCGGCGGTCTCGACCTGGTGCTGATCGGCGCGGACGACCCCGAGGGCATGCTGCGCCACACCGAGGAGTGCCGCAGCCGCAAGATCCCCTTCGCCGCCGACTTCTCGCAGCAGATCGCGCGCATGGAGCGCGACGAGATCCGCACCCTGCTCGACGGCGCGACCTACCTCTTCTCCAACGAGTACGAGAAGGGACTCATCGAGGCCAAGACCGGCTGGGACGACGCGGAGATCCTCTCCCGGGTCGGCCACCGCGTCACGACGCTCGGCAAGAACGGTGTACGGATCGAGCGCGTCGGCGACGAGCCGATCGTCGTCGGCTGCCCGGACGAGACCGTCAAGGCCGACCCGACCGGCGTCGGCGACGCCTTCCGCGCCGGATTCCTCTCCGGCCTCACCTGGGGCGTCGGCCTGGAGCGCGCCGCGCAGGTCGGCTGCATGCTCGCCACCCTGGTCATCGAGACCGTGGGCACCCAGGAGTACACCCTGCGCAGGACCCACTTCATGGAGCGCTTCACCAAGGCGTACGGCCACGACGCGGGGGCCGAGGTCCAGGCCCATCTGCCCGAGACGGTGGCCTGA
- the ctaE gene encoding aa3-type cytochrome oxidase subunit III: MSVVATATTVETGHAHPSVNRPNLTSVGTIIWLSSELMFFAALFAMYFTLRSVMGAEHWKEMAHALNVPFSATNTTILVLSSVTCQLGVFAAERGDVKKLRTWFVVTFVMGAIFIGGQVYEYSELVKKDGISLSSDPYGSVFYLTTGFHGLHVTGGLIAFLFVLGRTYAAKRFTHEQATAAIVVSYYWHFVDVVWIGLFATIYLIK; this comes from the coding sequence ATGTCGGTCGTGGCGACAGCAACGACAGTAGAAACCGGGCACGCGCACCCGTCGGTCAATCGGCCGAACCTCACCAGCGTCGGAACCATCATTTGGCTGAGTTCCGAGCTGATGTTCTTCGCGGCCCTCTTCGCGATGTACTTCACCCTGCGGTCGGTGATGGGCGCAGAGCACTGGAAGGAAATGGCTCATGCCCTGAACGTCCCGTTCTCGGCGACGAACACCACCATCCTCGTGCTCTCCTCCGTCACCTGCCAGCTCGGCGTCTTCGCCGCGGAGCGGGGTGACGTGAAGAAGCTCCGAACCTGGTTCGTGGTCACGTTCGTGATGGGTGCGATCTTCATCGGCGGTCAGGTCTACGAGTACTCCGAACTGGTCAAGAAGGACGGCATCTCGCTCTCCTCCGACCCGTACGGCTCGGTGTTCTACCTGACCACCGGCTTCCACGGTCTGCACGTGACGGGGGGTCTGATCGCGTTCCTGTTCGTCCTGGGCAGGACGTACGCGGCCAAGAGGTTCACCCACGAGCAGGCAACCGCAGCCATCGTCGTGTCCTATTACTGGCACTTCGTCGATGTCGTCTGGATCGGCCTCTTCGCCACGATCTACTTGATCAAGTAG
- a CDS encoding L,D-transpeptidase: protein MTHTPRLRTVLSCTLVVSLGAGATACGSSNDPHPLATKPYNATGQVAFSAPGGSVKANPDKPLEITAKNRDSRITDVTAVDTGGHYLAGELTADGMRWHSTAPLAAGARYTVRVSTENNDGAPGNRTLTFDTAAAKKKLTVEFGPEEGSYGVGQPITATLSEPIKAKAARDVVERSLKIRAPGAEEGTWHWVDDTELHYRPKEYWPANSTVTASSSLEGVKVSDKLYGGPVKPLTLKIGNKLEAIVDASAHTMTVYRNGEWVNTIPVTTGKPGFSTRNGIKVVLGKESFVRMRGSSVGIGGSEGYDLPVYWATRVTWSGEYVHAAPWSVGQQGAANVSHGCTGMSTANAAWFYEIVEEGDIVQVINSAGDYMEDFGNGFGDWNLDWKDWRKGSVVQAGVRDGSSPADAARLRPQV, encoded by the coding sequence ATGACCCACACGCCGCGTTTGCGCACCGTCCTCAGCTGCACCCTGGTCGTGTCCCTCGGGGCTGGCGCGACCGCGTGCGGCAGCAGCAACGACCCCCACCCCCTCGCCACCAAGCCCTACAACGCCACCGGGCAGGTCGCCTTCAGCGCGCCCGGGGGCAGCGTCAAGGCCAACCCGGACAAGCCCCTGGAGATCACCGCCAAGAACCGCGACAGCCGGATCACTGACGTCACCGCCGTCGACACCGGCGGCCACTACCTGGCGGGCGAACTCACCGCCGACGGCATGCGCTGGCACTCCACGGCCCCGCTGGCGGCCGGCGCCCGCTACACGGTCAGGGTCTCCACCGAGAACAACGACGGCGCCCCCGGCAACCGCACCCTCACCTTCGACACCGCCGCCGCCAAGAAGAAACTGACGGTCGAGTTCGGCCCCGAGGAGGGCTCCTACGGGGTCGGACAGCCCATCACCGCCACCCTCAGCGAGCCCATCAAGGCCAAGGCGGCCCGGGACGTCGTCGAACGCTCCCTCAAGATCCGCGCACCGGGCGCCGAAGAGGGCACCTGGCACTGGGTGGACGACACGGAGCTGCACTACCGGCCCAAGGAGTACTGGCCCGCGAACAGCACCGTCACCGCCTCCAGCAGCCTCGAAGGAGTGAAGGTCAGCGACAAGCTGTACGGGGGCCCCGTCAAGCCGCTCACCCTGAAGATCGGCAACAAGCTGGAGGCCATCGTCGACGCCTCGGCGCACACGATGACGGTGTACCGCAACGGCGAATGGGTCAACACCATCCCGGTGACCACCGGCAAGCCCGGATTCTCCACCCGCAACGGCATCAAGGTCGTGCTGGGCAAGGAGAGCTTCGTACGGATGCGCGGCTCCAGCGTCGGCATCGGCGGCAGCGAGGGGTACGACCTGCCGGTCTACTGGGCCACCCGGGTGACCTGGAGCGGTGAGTATGTGCACGCGGCGCCGTGGTCCGTGGGGCAGCAGGGGGCGGCGAACGTCAGCCACGGCTGCACCGGGATGTCCACCGCCAACGCGGCCTGGTTCTACGAGATCGTCGAAGAGGGCGACATCGTCCAGGTCATCAACAGCGCCGGTGACTACATGGAGGACTTCGGCAACGGCTTCGGCGACTGGAACCTGGACTGGAAGGACTGGCGCAAGGGCAGCGTCGTCCAGGCCGGGGTCAGGGACGGCAGCAGCCCCGCCGACGCGGCCCGGCTGCGCCCCCAGGTCTGA
- the ctaC gene encoding aa3-type cytochrome oxidase subunit II: MSPNGSDRSSRRPMRRKLPQVLTAGLILATSTGCTYKDFPRLGMPTPVTEEAPRILSLWQGSWAAALITGVLVWGLILWSVIFHRRSRSKVEVPPQTRYNMPIEALYTVVPLIIVSVLFYFTARDESKLLTLSAKPTHTINVVGYQWSWGFNYIENVDGKTTTGNKVPKELDAIPDRFVKAFPQHAEGVYDYGIPGTRNPQNNNPGPTLWLPKGEKVRFILTSRDVIHSFWVVPFLMKQDVIPGHTNAFEVTPNQEGTFMGKCAELCGADHSRMLFNVKVVSPERYQQHLEELAKKGQNGYIPSGIAQTDPAKNAETNKL; the protein is encoded by the coding sequence GTGAGTCCCAACGGCTCCGACCGCTCGTCGCGGCGCCCGATGCGGCGGAAGCTGCCGCAGGTGCTGACTGCGGGCCTGATCCTCGCGACCTCCACCGGTTGCACATACAAGGACTTCCCCCGCCTCGGAATGCCCACCCCGGTGACGGAGGAGGCTCCCCGGATCCTCTCCCTGTGGCAGGGCTCGTGGGCGGCAGCGCTCATCACGGGCGTACTGGTATGGGGTCTGATCCTGTGGAGCGTCATCTTCCACCGGCGCAGCCGCAGCAAGGTGGAGGTACCTCCGCAGACCCGGTACAACATGCCCATCGAGGCGCTGTACACCGTGGTCCCGCTCATCATCGTCTCGGTGCTCTTCTACTTCACCGCTCGGGACGAGTCGAAGCTCCTCACGCTCTCCGCCAAGCCGACCCACACGATCAACGTGGTCGGCTACCAGTGGAGCTGGGGCTTCAACTACATCGAGAACGTGGACGGGAAGACCACCACCGGCAACAAGGTCCCCAAGGAACTTGACGCCATCCCGGACCGGTTCGTGAAGGCTTTCCCGCAGCATGCCGAGGGCGTCTACGACTACGGCATCCCCGGCACCCGGAACCCCCAGAACAACAACCCGGGTCCGACGCTGTGGCTCCCCAAGGGGGAGAAGGTCCGGTTCATCCTGACCTCACGTGATGTCATCCACTCCTTCTGGGTGGTGCCGTTCCTGATGAAGCAGGACGTCATCCCGGGGCACACCAACGCCTTCGAGGTGACCCCCAACCAGGAGGGCACCTTCATGGGCAAGTGCGCCGAGCTGTGCGGCGCCGACCACTCGCGGATGCTCTTCAACGTCAAGGTGGTCTCTCCGGAGCGCTACCAGCAGCACCTCGAAGAGCTGGCCAAGAAGGGCCAGAACGGCTACATCCCGTCGGGCATCGCGCAGACGGATCCGGCCAAGAACGCGGAGACGAACAAACTGTGA
- a CDS encoding cytochrome c oxidase subunit 4 codes for MKIQGRMFIWLSFFILVVAVVYGIWSKEPVGTTALFLAFGLSIMIGFYLAFTARRMDALAQDNKEADVSDEAGEVGFFSPHSWQPFALAIGGALLFLSVAIGWWLAYFSAPLLLIGLWGWVFEYYRGESRTQ; via the coding sequence GTGAAGATCCAAGGCAGGATGTTCATCTGGCTCAGCTTCTTCATCCTGGTCGTGGCCGTCGTCTACGGCATCTGGTCCAAGGAGCCGGTCGGCACGACGGCGCTGTTCCTGGCCTTCGGCCTGAGCATCATGATCGGGTTCTATCTGGCCTTCACGGCCCGCCGGATGGACGCGCTCGCCCAGGACAACAAGGAGGCCGACGTCTCGGACGAGGCCGGCGAGGTGGGGTTCTTCTCCCCGCACAGCTGGCAGCCGTTCGCGCTCGCGATCGGCGGAGCCCTCCTCTTCCTCAGTGTGGCGATCGGCTGGTGGCTGGCGTACTTCTCGGCCCCGCTGCTGCTCATCGGCCTGTGGGGCTGGGTCTTCGAGTACTACCGCGGTGAGAGCCGCACCCAGTAG